The proteins below come from a single Geobacillus thermoleovorans genomic window:
- a CDS encoding GntR family transcriptional regulator has translation METKAKNKTQLAYEYILSRIENGVYGPGYRVVIDQIARELGLSSIPVREAIRQLEAEGLVEFKPYTGAVVSNINEKEYIETLSVLAVLEGYATALGSAHLTKEAINELERLNEWMERALEELELERFSELNYEFHSLIYAHCGNAYLEEQIKQIWQRMKRIRAYGFTFVPQRAKASIEEHREIIRLLREQAPPHEIEQYVRQHKINTAEAFKRRR, from the coding sequence ATGGAAACGAAAGCGAAAAACAAAACCCAATTGGCTTACGAGTATATTCTTTCCCGCATTGAAAACGGCGTCTATGGCCCGGGATACCGCGTCGTCATCGACCAAATCGCCCGCGAGCTTGGACTCAGCAGCATCCCGGTGCGCGAGGCGATCCGCCAGCTCGAGGCGGAAGGGCTTGTCGAATTTAAGCCGTATACAGGCGCCGTTGTGAGCAACATCAACGAGAAAGAATATATCGAGACGCTGTCGGTGTTGGCTGTGCTGGAAGGCTATGCGACCGCGCTTGGCTCCGCCCATTTGACGAAGGAGGCGATCAACGAGCTTGAGCGGTTGAACGAATGGATGGAGCGGGCGCTTGAAGAGCTGGAGCTGGAACGGTTCAGCGAGCTGAACTATGAATTTCATTCCTTGATTTACGCCCATTGCGGCAACGCCTACCTCGAAGAGCAAATCAAGCAAATTTGGCAGCGGATGAAGCGCATCCGCGCCTACGGCTTCACCTTTGTGCCGCAGCGGGCGAAAGCATCGATCGAAGAACATAGAGAGATCATCCGTCTGTTGCGTGAACAGGCGCCGCCGCATGAAATCGAACAATACGTTCGTCAACACAAAATCAACACCGCCGAAGCGTTTAAGCGGCGGCGCTGA